A window from Leptospira wolffii serovar Khorat str. Khorat-H2 encodes these proteins:
- a CDS encoding helix-turn-helix domain-containing protein → MDWILGGLVSFVFFGAGISFLYSFLESIQKPPKNTVLVFILFLTGSILLRYGWYFDPGKFDFPYLFLFLHTSVTLVGPLVYVYIGSRLQREEEGGGGILKLIRRYWIHFIPTFCFAVAELAYFSQSPSSLREAILKDSSEFRWDWIHLATLAATVQVSVYSLFCLYTYHKVSQKYEIYELRLVWVLLLLPVIANSLIGPAYFLKSDLLFAVGACCITGIVILLFVLKEIHPNFFHEMSEVIQNAKYQNTTLSSEEIKAANARLNRLMEEESFFKDSELRLGDLAVGLGLTSHQTSRYLNEIHGETFYELVNRYRIGEACKLLLSDPKKPVLEIGFEVGFNSKSAFNSQFVKVTGFSPALYRKNGKTGESESKN, encoded by the coding sequence ATGGATTGGATATTGGGTGGATTGGTGAGCTTCGTATTTTTCGGGGCCGGAATTTCCTTTTTATATTCTTTTCTGGAATCCATCCAGAAGCCTCCTAAAAATACCGTACTCGTTTTTATTCTGTTTCTCACCGGATCCATTCTACTCCGCTACGGATGGTATTTCGATCCAGGCAAATTCGATTTTCCTTATTTATTTTTGTTCCTACATACCAGCGTGACTCTTGTGGGGCCCTTGGTTTACGTCTATATCGGATCCAGATTGCAAAGAGAAGAGGAAGGGGGTGGAGGGATCCTAAAATTGATCCGGAGGTACTGGATCCATTTCATTCCCACTTTTTGTTTTGCAGTCGCAGAATTGGCCTATTTTTCGCAAAGCCCTTCCTCTTTGCGCGAGGCGATCCTGAAGGATTCCTCCGAATTTAGATGGGATTGGATCCATCTCGCCACTTTGGCCGCAACCGTGCAGGTCTCCGTCTATTCTCTTTTTTGCTTATATACCTATCATAAAGTGAGCCAAAAATACGAAATATACGAATTGAGATTAGTATGGGTACTTCTACTCTTACCCGTAATCGCCAACAGCCTGATCGGTCCCGCATACTTTCTGAAAAGCGATCTATTATTCGCTGTCGGAGCATGTTGCATCACAGGGATCGTGATCTTATTATTCGTATTAAAGGAAATACATCCCAATTTCTTTCATGAAATGTCGGAAGTGATCCAAAATGCAAAGTATCAGAATACGACTCTTTCCTCCGAGGAGATAAAAGCGGCTAACGCAAGGTTGAATCGTTTGATGGAGGAGGAGTCCTTTTTCAAGGATAGCGAATTGAGACTGGGAGATTTGGCCGTAGGATTGGGACTTACTTCCCACCAAACTTCCAGGTATCTGAACGAAATCCATGGAGAGACGTTTTACGAATTGGTAAACCGATATCGAATCGGAGAGGCGTGCAAACTTTTGCTTTCGGATCCTAAAAAACCGGTTTTGGAAATCGGATTCGAAGTGGGATTCAATTCCAAGTCCGCCTTCAACTCCCAATTCGTAAAGGTGACGGGATTCTCTCCCGCGCTATATAGAAAGAACGGAAAAACGGGAGAGTCCGAATCTAAGAATTAG
- a CDS encoding SDR family oxidoreductase has translation MSKNYYRGKKAFITGGSSGIGKGLAIALAKEGADVFLCARNESLLKSVTEELRSIGPNSRFGYAVADVSDKEQIEKAAQKALDNLGKMDLVICNSGFAQAAEAQDLSESQYRKMMDVNYFGHVNTALAFHKYLTGQGSGDIVFLSSTLAFFSIYGYGAYSASKFAIAGFAQAFRQEMMLHGVKVKLFFPPTTDTPGLAKENEDKPLISKEIEMGSALNMVHSVESVAKGILKWIPNRKFIGYTGWDSWLQYFLFRHFPEWSIRITDSELRGAQDRLLKKAKN, from the coding sequence ATGTCCAAAAATTATTATCGAGGAAAGAAGGCTTTTATCACTGGAGGTTCGTCCGGTATAGGGAAAGGGCTCGCGATCGCTTTGGCGAAGGAAGGCGCCGACGTATTCCTCTGCGCCAGAAACGAATCTCTCCTGAAGTCCGTAACGGAAGAGTTACGCTCGATCGGTCCTAATTCCAGATTCGGTTACGCAGTGGCGGATGTTTCCGATAAAGAACAGATCGAGAAGGCGGCCCAAAAAGCGCTGGATAATTTAGGAAAAATGGACCTCGTAATATGCAATAGCGGTTTCGCCCAGGCCGCGGAGGCCCAGGATCTGAGCGAATCGCAGTACCGTAAAATGATGGATGTGAATTATTTCGGACATGTGAATACGGCTTTAGCATTTCATAAATATCTAACCGGCCAGGGATCAGGAGATATCGTATTTTTATCCTCTACGCTCGCCTTCTTCTCCATTTACGGCTATGGAGCGTATTCGGCTAGCAAGTTCGCGATCGCAGGATTCGCGCAAGCTTTCCGCCAAGAGATGATGCTCCACGGCGTAAAAGTGAAATTATTCTTTCCTCCCACCACGGACACCCCGGGACTCGCAAAGGAAAATGAGGATAAGCCTCTTATCAGTAAGGAAATCGAAATGGGATCCGCCTTAAACATGGTGCATTCCGTCGAAAGCGTCGCAAAAGGAATCCTAAAATGGATCCCAAATCGGAAATTTATCGGATATACCGGATGGGATTCCTGGCTCCAATATTTTCTTTTCCGACATTTCCCCGAATGGAGCATCCGAATCACCGATTCGGAATTACGAGGCGCTCAGGATCGCTTGCTAAAAAAAGCGAAGAATTAG
- a CDS encoding response regulator transcription factor: protein MIDTVLADDHVLIREGLKKILSVEEDIRIIHEAENGQEVLDFLESRSASILILDINMPSMGGLDVLKHIHRISPNTRVLVLSMYPEDRFAVRALKAGADGYITKGSAAEELIGAIRKVVSGQRYVSPDATEILVRELAKPTDRLPHELLSEREFQIMLMLAKGKSVRSIAEELTLSVNTVNTYRARIFDKMNLKTSQELVRYAFDQRLVE from the coding sequence ATGATCGATACGGTATTGGCGGACGACCATGTCCTGATCCGGGAAGGTTTGAAAAAGATCCTTTCCGTCGAGGAGGATATACGAATTATTCATGAGGCGGAAAACGGTCAGGAAGTATTGGACTTTTTGGAATCCAGATCGGCTTCCATTCTCATCTTAGATATCAATATGCCTTCCATGGGAGGGTTGGACGTACTCAAGCATATCCATAGGATTTCTCCGAACACAAGGGTCTTGGTGCTCAGTATGTATCCGGAGGACCGCTTCGCCGTAAGAGCCTTGAAAGCGGGAGCGGACGGTTATATCACGAAGGGAAGTGCGGCGGAAGAATTGATAGGCGCCATTCGAAAAGTAGTTTCGGGACAAAGATATGTGAGCCCCGACGCTACGGAAATTCTAGTAAGGGAATTGGCTAAACCCACGGATAGACTTCCCCATGAACTTCTTTCGGAAAGAGAATTTCAGATTATGCTTATGTTGGCCAAAGGCAAAAGCGTTCGATCCATCGCGGAGGAGCTGACGCTTAGCGTGAATACGGTGAATACATACCGAGCTAGAATTTTCGATAAAATGAATTTGAAGACTTCCCAGGAATTGGTCCGATACGCTTTCGACCAAAGACTCGTGGAATAA
- a CDS encoding GAF domain-containing sensor histidine kinase, protein MHTFAQELYPIKDRNGRRSDIESETEELLRKISLLNLLQQIATAANEADDTENLLRFALDRICAVAKWDLGRVYLWSDSDNRLEGTPIWFVSEKENFKSLRAELERGEIPKEWNPALRVVEERTAIRLTDIPLNLRKSAWNGICSAYATPIWVKERLVGVLEFFSDATDSDASLLEALSYIGSQISRVFERKISEENLKNSREELRSLSARLQKAREEERLLVAREIHDELGQLLTVLKIDLTLLRQNRNLIPSTHTLLLEELNEMSQLADTAIQAVQRIATELRPLILDDLGLLEGIEWHAKDFQKRTGIFCKVTLRTQSLFPDRDTSIALFRIFQETLTNVARHSKAETVSIRIGERDSYYFLSIRDNGIGIRKEELSDSRSLGLIGIRERVIELGGKARIIGQEGKGTLVLVKIPRNSKENVSK, encoded by the coding sequence ATGCACACGTTTGCGCAGGAGCTTTATCCAATCAAGGACCGTAACGGAAGGCGTTCGGATATCGAGTCCGAAACGGAGGAACTTCTTCGTAAAATATCTCTTCTGAATCTTTTGCAACAGATCGCTACCGCCGCAAACGAAGCGGACGATACGGAAAATTTGTTGCGATTCGCTTTGGATCGGATTTGCGCCGTCGCGAAATGGGATTTGGGTAGGGTGTATCTTTGGTCGGATTCTGATAATAGATTGGAAGGAACTCCCATATGGTTCGTATCCGAAAAGGAGAATTTCAAGTCCCTCCGCGCCGAGTTGGAAAGGGGGGAGATTCCTAAGGAGTGGAATCCGGCTCTTCGCGTAGTCGAGGAAAGGACGGCGATCCGGCTTACGGATATTCCGCTTAACTTGCGGAAAAGCGCATGGAATGGGATATGTTCCGCCTACGCCACTCCTATTTGGGTAAAGGAAAGATTGGTGGGAGTGCTCGAATTTTTCTCCGACGCTACGGATTCGGACGCTTCTCTTTTGGAAGCGCTTTCCTATATAGGTTCCCAAATTTCTAGAGTCTTCGAAAGGAAAATCTCCGAGGAAAATCTGAAGAATTCCAGGGAAGAATTGAGGTCCTTATCCGCAAGATTGCAAAAAGCCAGGGAAGAAGAGAGATTATTGGTGGCTCGGGAAATACACGACGAACTCGGGCAACTTTTAACCGTTCTAAAGATAGATCTGACGCTTCTGCGTCAAAATCGAAATCTGATCCCGTCGACCCACACTCTTCTTCTCGAAGAATTGAATGAGATGTCACAACTAGCGGATACTGCGATCCAAGCGGTGCAAAGAATCGCTACGGAACTGAGGCCGTTGATTTTGGACGACCTGGGGCTTTTGGAGGGGATCGAATGGCATGCGAAGGATTTTCAGAAAAGGACCGGAATTTTTTGTAAAGTTACCCTACGGACCCAGTCCCTTTTTCCCGATCGGGATACTTCCATCGCTTTGTTTCGCATCTTCCAAGAAACCTTAACCAATGTGGCGCGTCATTCAAAGGCGGAAACGGTTTCCATTCGTATAGGAGAAAGGGACTCCTATTATTTCCTGTCCATAAGGGATAACGGAATCGGAATCCGTAAGGAAGAATTGTCCGATTCCCGGTCTTTGGGGCTGATCGGGATTCGCGAACGAGTCATAGAATTAGGAGGAAAGGCGAGAATAATCGGGCAAGAAGGAAAAGGAACATTAGTTTTAGTTAAAATACCGCGTAATAGCAAGGAGAACGTAAGCAAATGA
- a CDS encoding C45 family autoproteolytic acyltransferase/hydolase, protein MNPKTHPLAVIQLKGTQEEMGRQFGEIMQEIGQFEPIFDFYPVMAQNLLLGSLPRNKRNALSKATISFLVKAAQNRMRKTRPYEFSRRTLASLQAAGRSEKIEKDLFTMDAFQNSIGILGMLHVLPELSKFVGRENLPQIAACTSVGVWGNQSRDGKLYHARNFDFPGVGVWDVRPIVVFCTPEKGMKYGYVACRGADVPGITSFNEAGLTLAFHTRFHKKVGFDGLGVIDFGHKIISEARSIRDAVDLARRYKINSTWGAIVTNYKEKGPKAAIIETNYGDIDVTYSRPEKDSIINTNHYQSDRLRQGEILAAPVFYHHCLARYERAQGLLDSQRKKGTDVKDLQQILDDTADADGGQKKTMGSTIRQITSVKSVVMSPEAKKIYVSVGTAPTGSGPYLEIPMTWGPPGYKILETEKKKSKQKKNMTSSSSSISHYKNAMLINDDPTLGGTEDILKELRFASESEKGDPSLLFLQAVLQMESGRLRSAEELLEETYRLEGSPFRKQQAGLWLARTQSALGKKASARQFYDSVLSTKNSPLGEVWKRKAISDKGKYSLRKLKNVTPNFLLVDANEL, encoded by the coding sequence ATGAATCCAAAAACGCATCCGCTTGCAGTCATTCAATTGAAAGGAACCCAGGAAGAAATGGGTCGCCAATTCGGAGAAATCATGCAGGAAATCGGTCAATTCGAGCCTATCTTCGATTTCTATCCCGTTATGGCGCAGAATTTACTCTTGGGTAGTCTGCCCAGAAATAAAAGAAACGCACTTTCTAAGGCCACCATTTCCTTTCTGGTAAAAGCCGCTCAAAATCGGATGCGCAAGACCCGTCCTTACGAATTCTCCCGAAGGACCCTTGCCTCTTTGCAGGCAGCGGGACGTTCCGAAAAAATCGAGAAGGATCTATTCACCATGGACGCTTTTCAGAATTCGATCGGCATTTTGGGAATGCTACATGTACTTCCCGAACTAAGCAAATTTGTAGGAAGAGAGAACCTACCTCAGATTGCGGCCTGCACAAGCGTAGGAGTCTGGGGAAATCAGAGTAGAGACGGGAAATTATACCATGCCCGTAATTTCGATTTTCCTGGAGTGGGAGTATGGGACGTCCGGCCTATCGTAGTCTTCTGTACTCCGGAAAAAGGAATGAAGTACGGATATGTGGCTTGTAGAGGCGCCGACGTGCCCGGCATCACGTCCTTCAACGAAGCCGGTCTTACCCTCGCTTTCCATACGCGCTTCCATAAGAAAGTGGGATTCGACGGACTAGGAGTAATCGATTTCGGGCATAAGATCATCTCGGAGGCGAGGAGCATCCGGGATGCAGTGGATCTAGCCCGTCGTTACAAGATCAATTCCACCTGGGGAGCAATCGTAACGAACTATAAGGAGAAGGGACCGAAAGCGGCGATCATAGAGACCAACTACGGAGACATAGACGTGACGTATTCCCGTCCGGAGAAGGACTCCATTATCAACACGAATCATTACCAAAGCGATCGATTGAGACAAGGGGAAATACTAGCGGCGCCGGTCTTTTACCACCATTGCTTGGCAAGATACGAGAGAGCCCAAGGTCTATTGGATTCCCAAAGAAAGAAAGGAACCGATGTGAAGGACCTCCAACAAATCCTGGACGATACTGCGGATGCGGACGGCGGACAGAAGAAAACGATGGGATCCACGATCCGCCAGATCACTTCCGTAAAATCGGTGGTAATGAGTCCGGAAGCTAAAAAGATCTATGTTTCGGTGGGCACGGCTCCTACGGGAAGCGGTCCCTACTTGGAAATACCTATGACTTGGGGACCTCCCGGATACAAAATACTGGAAACCGAAAAGAAAAAATCCAAACAAAAGAAGAATATGACCTCCTCTTCCAGCTCCATATCGCATTATAAAAATGCAATGCTTATAAACGACGATCCCACGCTGGGAGGAACTGAAGATATCCTGAAAGAACTTCGTTTTGCAAGCGAATCCGAGAAAGGAGATCCTTCCCTACTCTTCCTACAAGCAGTCCTCCAAATGGAAAGCGGAAGACTACGTTCCGCGGAAGAGCTGTTAGAAGAGACGTATCGACTGGAAGGTTCGCCTTTCCGCAAACAACAAGCGGGTCTTTGGCTGGCAAGAACCCAATCCGCTCTAGGAAAAAAAGCTTCCGCAAGACAATTCTACGATTCGGTTCTCTCCACTAAAAATTCTCCGTTAGGAGAAGTTTGGAAAAGGAAAGCGATCTCCGATAAAGGCAAGTATTCTTTAAGAAAACTGAAAAACGTAACGCCTAATTTTTTATTAGTGGATGCGAACGAGCTATAA
- a CDS encoding FAD-dependent oxidoreductase: MGQEGTEPTGPDFKKGFPVSQIKEGEPIPGQVDGESVLLIKRNNSFFAVGANCTHYTAPLADGILIGSEIRCPWHHARFDLRTGEAIGPPALNPISCYRTEIRGDLVFVSEKTNPSLQKPVITEPKSVVIVGAGAAGNAAAETLRKEGYQGSVILLGAEKFLPTDRPNLSKDYLAGKIPDEWIPLRSFDFYSENKIDLRLGIEAKEIDPKSKTVLLSDGRKESYDVLILATGSSPIRLPLPGADLPHVFYMRTLGDSNAILEKTKSSKKAVLVGASFIALEVASSLIQRNIEVHLVAPESRPLERILGPELGDFIRKLHEKKGAIFHLGRTLSSIKEGSVQLDDGSVLEADIVVAGVGVRPILSLAEQIGLKTDKGILVDEYLRTSDENIYAAGDIVRWPDPHTGLPIRVEHWSVAERQGQVAARNAIGKKEKFRDVPFFWSDHYEVPISYVGHAEKWDKIEIFGSIEDKNCGLAYTLEGKILAVATIYRDKESLLIEDAMEKDDQKEIRRILETIRNP; encoded by the coding sequence ATGGGACAGGAAGGAACGGAACCGACAGGACCCGATTTTAAAAAAGGATTTCCGGTCTCTCAAATCAAAGAAGGAGAGCCGATACCAGGTCAGGTGGACGGAGAATCCGTTCTATTAATAAAACGTAATAATTCATTTTTTGCGGTAGGCGCGAATTGCACTCACTATACCGCTCCTTTAGCTGACGGAATTCTAATCGGTTCCGAAATCAGATGCCCCTGGCACCATGCCCGTTTCGATCTGAGAACGGGAGAGGCGATCGGACCTCCCGCCTTAAATCCTATCTCATGCTATCGCACTGAGATTCGAGGAGACCTCGTTTTCGTTTCGGAGAAAACGAATCCTTCTCTCCAAAAACCCGTCATTACCGAACCCAAATCCGTGGTCATCGTAGGAGCGGGAGCCGCAGGGAATGCGGCCGCAGAGACCTTGCGCAAGGAAGGATACCAAGGTTCCGTAATACTCCTAGGTGCGGAAAAATTTCTTCCCACCGACAGACCCAATCTCTCCAAGGATTACTTGGCAGGAAAGATCCCGGACGAATGGATTCCTCTTCGTTCTTTCGATTTCTATTCCGAAAATAAAATCGATCTCAGACTAGGTATCGAAGCCAAAGAAATAGATCCTAAAAGCAAAACGGTCCTTTTATCCGACGGAAGAAAGGAATCCTACGACGTCTTGATTCTTGCCACGGGTTCCAGTCCGATCCGACTTCCCTTGCCGGGCGCCGATTTGCCTCACGTATTCTACATGAGAACTCTTGGGGATAGCAATGCAATATTAGAAAAGACTAAATCGTCTAAAAAAGCGGTTCTCGTAGGAGCCAGTTTTATCGCCCTAGAAGTGGCCTCCTCTCTCATCCAAAGAAATATAGAAGTGCATTTGGTGGCTCCGGAAAGTCGTCCCTTAGAAAGAATCCTAGGTCCCGAACTAGGGGATTTCATACGTAAACTTCATGAGAAGAAGGGAGCAATCTTCCATTTAGGCAGAACTCTATCCTCTATAAAAGAAGGGTCCGTGCAATTGGACGACGGATCCGTCTTAGAAGCAGATATAGTGGTTGCGGGCGTAGGAGTAAGGCCAATTCTTTCGCTTGCGGAACAAATCGGATTGAAGACGGATAAGGGAATTCTAGTGGATGAATATCTTCGCACTTCCGACGAGAATATCTATGCGGCGGGAGATATAGTTCGCTGGCCCGATCCTCATACAGGCCTTCCTATCCGAGTGGAGCATTGGTCCGTTGCCGAAAGACAAGGTCAAGTGGCCGCAAGAAATGCCATCGGCAAAAAGGAAAAGTTTCGGGACGTCCCGTTTTTTTGGAGCGACCATTACGAGGTGCCCATCTCTTACGTAGGTCACGCGGAAAAATGGGACAAGATAGAAATCTTCGGAAGTATAGAGGATAAAAATTGCGGATTAGCTTATACTTTAGAGGGAAAGATTTTAGCGGTCGCGACCATCTACAGAGACAAGGAGAGCCTTCTGATCGAGGATGCTATGGAAAAAGACGACCAAAAAGAAATCCGTAGAATTTTAGAAACGATTCGAAATCCCTAA
- a CDS encoding isopenicillin N synthase family dioxygenase, with translation MENLEKKWDSLPILDLSLWERGTSQQRERFQEDLREIAHELGFFYLIGHGIPSESIQVALNVSRKFFDLPDEEKLKIEMVHSPHFRGYNRVGAERTLGLPDFREQLDIGAERPSHSEKWNSEVWSRLQGPNQWPESFPEFRKIISSYQKSAADLAVRLIKAFVAALGQKEEVFDSILGESAHQLLKVIRYPGREKTESHQGVGAHKDGGFVTILLQDEREGLEVEHGGEWIRVPPIRDSFVVNIGELLELASDGYLRATVHRAIVPPEGTDRISIGYFYSARLDADIPLLELPENLRKGIRGLTQDPDNPLFYQVGKNLLKSRLRSHPDVAERHHPDLLHSKF, from the coding sequence GTGGAAAATCTTGAGAAGAAATGGGATTCGCTTCCAATTTTAGACCTTTCCCTTTGGGAAAGAGGAACATCGCAACAAAGAGAAAGGTTTCAGGAAGATCTAAGGGAAATCGCACATGAACTAGGGTTTTTCTATCTGATCGGACATGGAATTCCTTCGGAAAGCATACAAGTAGCGCTTAATGTATCCAGAAAATTCTTCGATCTTCCGGACGAAGAGAAGCTGAAAATAGAAATGGTACATTCTCCCCATTTTCGAGGTTATAATCGTGTAGGTGCGGAGCGGACCCTCGGCCTTCCTGATTTTCGAGAACAGTTGGATATCGGTGCGGAGCGTCCTTCTCATTCCGAAAAATGGAACTCCGAGGTCTGGTCCAGACTACAAGGTCCGAACCAATGGCCCGAGTCCTTTCCCGAATTTCGGAAAATCATTTCTTCCTACCAAAAATCCGCCGCGGATTTAGCGGTTCGCTTAATAAAAGCCTTCGTCGCCGCATTAGGACAGAAAGAGGAAGTCTTCGATTCCATCTTAGGAGAATCCGCTCACCAATTGCTGAAAGTCATTCGTTATCCCGGAAGGGAGAAAACAGAAAGCCACCAAGGAGTGGGAGCCCATAAGGACGGAGGATTCGTCACAATTCTTCTACAGGATGAGAGAGAGGGGCTGGAAGTGGAACACGGAGGGGAATGGATTCGAGTCCCGCCGATTCGGGATAGTTTCGTGGTCAATATCGGAGAATTATTGGAGCTGGCCTCGGACGGTTATTTAAGAGCCACGGTACATAGGGCGATCGTCCCTCCCGAAGGAACGGATAGAATTTCCATCGGCTATTTCTATAGCGCAAGATTGGATGCGGATATTCCCTTACTCGAATTGCCGGAGAACTTACGGAAAGGAATTCGAGGGCTCACTCAAGATCCGGACAATCCGTTATTCTATCAGGTCGGTAAGAATTTACTCAAAAGTAGGCTACGCTCCCATCCGGACGTCGCCGAAAGACATCATCCGGATCTTCTACATTCCAAATTTTAG